Proteins found in one Paenibacillus dendritiformis genomic segment:
- a CDS encoding aspartyl-phosphate phosphatase Spo0E family protein — protein MYSDDILHKIHGLRQKLICIANQKGKFTDDEVVQVSQQLDIYILEFQKYYKKQQQRDIVKKSS, from the coding sequence GTGTACAGTGATGATATTCTCCATAAAATTCACGGACTTCGACAGAAATTGATCTGCATCGCCAATCAAAAAGGGAAATTTACCGACGATGAAGTCGTTCAAGTTAGCCAACAGCTAGATATTTATATATTAGAGTTTCAAAAGTACTATAAAAAACAACAACAAAGAGACATAGTGAAAAAGAGCAGCTAG
- a CDS encoding aldo/keto reductase, whose product MTQKTRIGKTDLWVNPIGLGANAVGGHNIHPNLNDETGREVVRTAFDQGIDFVDTAFIYGPERSEQLIGKVMKERGNRSDIVIATKGAHKFVDGKVEIDNSPAFLTAAVENSLQRLQTDYIDLFYIHFPDEQTPKDEAVGTLKKLKDEGKIRAIGVSNFTIEQLREANKDGYVDVIQEEYNLIKRDKERDLLPYAAENGISFIPYFPLASGLLGGKYTKDSQFTDGRANSPMFQGEAFAANLEKVEQVRQIAEAKQAEVAHVVLAWYLTRDAIDALIPGAKRPDQVLNNLKTLSVRLTPEEIERIDQIFKA is encoded by the coding sequence ATGACGCAGAAGACACGCATCGGCAAGACGGACTTATGGGTTAATCCGATTGGGCTTGGAGCCAACGCGGTCGGGGGACATAACATTCACCCGAACTTGAACGATGAGACAGGCAGGGAGGTCGTCCGTACGGCCTTCGATCAGGGCATCGACTTTGTGGACACGGCGTTCATCTACGGACCGGAGCGCTCGGAGCAGCTTATAGGCAAAGTGATGAAGGAGAGGGGCAACCGTTCGGACATCGTGATCGCCACCAAAGGGGCGCACAAGTTCGTGGACGGCAAGGTGGAGATCGACAACTCCCCCGCCTTCCTGACCGCCGCCGTAGAGAACAGCCTGCAGCGTCTTCAGACCGACTACATCGACTTGTTCTACATTCACTTTCCGGACGAACAGACGCCGAAGGACGAGGCCGTTGGCACGCTGAAGAAGCTCAAGGACGAGGGGAAAATTCGGGCCATCGGCGTATCCAACTTCACCATCGAGCAATTGCGGGAAGCGAATAAGGACGGCTACGTCGACGTCATCCAGGAGGAATACAACCTGATCAAGCGCGACAAAGAGCGTGATCTTCTTCCTTACGCGGCGGAGAACGGCATTTCATTCATCCCTTATTTCCCGCTGGCGTCAGGCTTGCTGGGCGGCAAGTATACGAAGGATTCGCAGTTCACGGACGGACGCGCCAACAGCCCGATGTTCCAGGGCGAGGCGTTCGCCGCGAATCTGGAGAAGGTAGAGCAAGTCCGGCAGATAGCGGAAGCGAAGCAGGCCGAAGTGGCCCATGTCGTGCTGGCCTGGTATTTGACGCGGGACGCTATCGACGCGCTCATTCCGGGCGCCAAGCGGCCGGATCAGGTACTGAACAACCTGAAGACCTTATCCGTTCGGCTGACTCCGGAGGAGATCGAGCGGATCGATCAGATTTTCAAAGCATAA
- a CDS encoding helix-turn-helix domain-containing protein, producing the protein MAQILSIGELIQCHRYNRGMTLAQLSELTGIHKGTISKIENGDVKRPEYKTIRPLADTLQIPLETLVELHITVDKRADTLLFVLQDVIQHSGTADLVTKVGRKFLESPSDDSHALVERLYDFAAHVENKEIQFALYQLIVDYSRDHGIMPFLARGLFQVYLIERDDFTRLRSVYESGKHIVQYAQFLTSEDRVTLYYKLAIHAFNLFLYQQSIELGLQVLREAAPDNLFYIYTLCILRDSYFRIGNYEKSEYYSSLYIQYDSPHMKTNAVLMQAALNTKKGKTDHAVTQLTSFLETCDQDAALLAINQLMKIYLQDNRLEEADQLLAYPICPQSISTNNPNIISQLAEYYYHRAEYFGAIGDLHNGISDFLESAMHFSRINDTDMEKECMNQIVRCHLKQNSDMTVSTLEKLKEYYERSAAKDNKLEGFM; encoded by the coding sequence ATGGCACAAATATTGTCCATTGGTGAATTAATACAATGTCACAGATACAATAGAGGCATGACATTAGCGCAATTGTCAGAGCTGACAGGCATACATAAAGGGACCATCTCCAAAATTGAAAACGGTGACGTGAAAAGACCGGAATATAAGACCATCCGTCCGCTTGCAGATACATTGCAAATCCCGCTAGAGACGTTAGTCGAACTGCACATCACCGTGGATAAGAGGGCGGACACCCTCCTCTTCGTGTTGCAGGACGTGATTCAGCATTCGGGTACTGCCGATCTGGTGACCAAAGTAGGCAGAAAATTTTTGGAATCCCCTAGTGACGATAGTCACGCCTTGGTGGAACGGCTTTATGACTTCGCGGCCCACGTAGAAAATAAGGAGATTCAATTCGCCCTATATCAACTCATTGTTGACTACTCTCGCGATCACGGCATTATGCCTTTTTTGGCAAGAGGTTTATTCCAGGTGTATCTTATCGAACGGGACGACTTCACCAGGCTCAGATCGGTTTACGAGAGCGGCAAGCATATCGTTCAGTACGCCCAATTTTTAACCAGCGAAGACAGAGTCACTTTGTATTACAAATTGGCGATTCACGCGTTCAATTTATTTCTGTACCAGCAAAGCATCGAGCTCGGCCTCCAAGTTCTTCGGGAAGCAGCTCCGGATAATTTATTCTACATATATACGCTTTGTATATTGCGTGATTCTTATTTTCGTATTGGTAACTATGAAAAGTCGGAGTATTACTCAAGCCTCTATATACAATATGATTCTCCTCACATGAAAACTAACGCGGTGCTTATGCAAGCAGCACTCAATACGAAAAAGGGAAAAACCGATCATGCTGTCACACAGCTCACATCCTTTCTTGAAACGTGTGATCAGGATGCAGCTCTTCTTGCAATCAATCAATTAATGAAAATCTATTTACAGGATAACCGCCTGGAAGAAGCAGATCAATTGCTTGCTTACCCAATATGTCCCCAATCCATCAGCACGAACAATCCCAATATCATCTCTCAATTAGCCGAATATTATTATCATCGAGCGGAGTATTTTGGTGCCATTGGTGACCTTCACAACGGTATATCCGATTTTTTGGAGAGCGCGATGCATTTCTCCAGAATTAATGATACGGACATGGAGAAAGAATGCATGAACCAGATCGTGCGCTGCCACCTAAAGCAAAACTCTGATATGACCGTATCCACATTAGAAAAACTGAAAGAGTATTATGAACGCAGTGCAGCTAAAGATAATAAATTGGAGGGATTCATGTGA
- a CDS encoding TerD family protein, with amino-acid sequence MMQNEIYLRRSRKVIVVPEQSKLPDAQLATAMKNIAALGFTCSPALLAALRTLSEVSFLRWYKALIHSLKKLVGAHVAYRPMYPNFPEQVMEASDAELFLNAWYHYVTNEVPEMESITREILRGKTKLEIIELGSEEHFRQLMRELMQANTSISDTDKQDLAWVMEHDQDIDALLPDAIPHKEQVGFIVATLLRSGKADVTRIQRYVRTATDVLRLAVAWSDGDVSLAASTLFRKFTRAERRLLLGLLEQCPHPAEDMLRYRDRWVRLGEILHPSEYKSRYPRCQEAFDVLRNNRPYATFGHRLEESLRYFDTDQAVDQLLERPGEFARRLDHLLRLEGAEAGWIASFFASVADRVATPVLLQVMTHFKYRQYGNELRLFFPKGNVAKAFSSPDTRPPVAPDACAAVVEVCEQTLLARFAKLSALGNVYLDPQLQNYRVPFSQRSASKSLRTLVRGSKLAMPAGETIRFFLWWKEGVIDGNPTGRTDIDLSAVLYDDAWNYKEHISYTNLRSARYKAAHSGDIVSAPHGACEFIDINIPSVLQYGGRYIVATLHSFTGQAYSELPECFAGWMMRQHPKSGEVFDPATVVDRLDLTANTQIAIPSILDLAERTVIWCDLALTRNPQFYNNVEGHQTGMVAMGKAMTTAAKPNLYELFRLHALARGQLVEREEEAQTVFSVQRGITPFDMEEIMGSFLAS; translated from the coding sequence ATGATGCAGAACGAGATTTATTTGCGCAGAAGCCGAAAAGTAATCGTGGTACCGGAACAATCCAAGCTTCCGGACGCGCAGTTGGCGACGGCAATGAAAAATATAGCGGCACTCGGCTTCACCTGTTCCCCCGCGCTGCTTGCGGCTCTTCGCACGCTGTCGGAGGTTTCGTTTTTGAGATGGTACAAAGCATTGATCCATAGCTTGAAAAAGCTCGTCGGCGCGCATGTTGCCTATCGGCCGATGTATCCGAATTTCCCGGAGCAGGTCATGGAGGCAAGCGATGCCGAGTTATTTTTGAATGCATGGTATCACTATGTGACGAATGAAGTGCCTGAGATGGAGTCGATCACCCGGGAAATTTTGCGGGGCAAGACGAAGCTGGAGATCATCGAGCTCGGCAGCGAGGAGCACTTCCGCCAGCTCATGCGTGAGCTGATGCAGGCGAATACGTCCATCTCGGACACCGACAAACAGGATCTGGCCTGGGTCATGGAGCATGACCAGGACATTGACGCTTTATTGCCGGATGCGATCCCGCATAAGGAGCAGGTCGGCTTTATCGTTGCTACTTTGCTGCGCAGCGGCAAGGCGGATGTGACTCGCATTCAACGCTATGTGCGGACGGCGACAGATGTGCTGCGTCTGGCCGTGGCCTGGTCGGACGGCGATGTCAGCCTGGCGGCGAGCACGCTCTTCCGCAAGTTCACGCGGGCAGAGCGGCGGTTGCTGCTTGGCTTGCTGGAGCAATGCCCGCATCCGGCCGAAGATATGCTGCGCTACCGCGACCGCTGGGTGCGTCTGGGCGAGATCTTGCATCCTTCGGAATATAAGAGCCGTTATCCACGATGCCAAGAAGCGTTTGATGTGCTGCGCAACAATCGGCCTTACGCTACTTTTGGCCATCGTCTTGAGGAGTCGCTGCGCTATTTCGATACCGATCAGGCCGTGGACCAGCTATTGGAGCGGCCGGGCGAGTTTGCCCGGCGCTTGGATCATCTGCTTCGTCTGGAAGGAGCGGAGGCGGGCTGGATTGCCTCGTTTTTTGCATCGGTAGCGGATCGGGTGGCGACGCCGGTCTTGCTGCAGGTGATGACGCATTTCAAGTATCGCCAGTATGGCAATGAACTGCGGCTGTTTTTCCCGAAAGGCAATGTGGCCAAAGCATTCTCTTCGCCAGATACGCGGCCTCCCGTCGCGCCGGACGCATGCGCTGCCGTAGTGGAGGTATGCGAACAGACATTGCTCGCCCGCTTCGCCAAGCTGTCTGCTCTCGGGAATGTCTATCTTGATCCGCAATTGCAGAACTATAGGGTGCCTTTCTCCCAGCGTTCCGCCAGCAAGTCCTTGCGTACGCTCGTGCGCGGCAGCAAGCTGGCCATGCCGGCAGGGGAGACGATTCGCTTTTTCCTGTGGTGGAAAGAAGGGGTGATCGACGGAAATCCGACTGGCCGCACCGATATCGATCTCTCTGCCGTCTTGTATGATGACGCCTGGAACTACAAGGAGCATATCTCTTATACGAATTTGAGGTCTGCGCGCTATAAGGCGGCCCATAGCGGCGATATCGTATCGGCACCGCATGGCGCCTGCGAGTTCATCGATATCAACATTCCCTCTGTCCTCCAGTACGGCGGACGCTATATTGTGGCCACGCTGCATTCCTTCACGGGGCAAGCCTATAGCGAGCTGCCGGAATGCTTCGCTGGCTGGATGATGCGTCAGCATCCGAAATCGGGCGAGGTGTTCGATCCGGCGACCGTCGTTGATCGCCTTGATTTGACGGCCAACACGCAGATTGCTATTCCGTCTATACTCGATTTGGCGGAGCGCACCGTCATTTGGTGCGATCTGGCTTTGACTCGCAATCCTCAATTCTATAACAATGTGGAAGGGCATCAGACGGGAATGGTCGCCATGGGCAAAGCGATGACTACGGCAGCTAAGCCGAATCTGTATGAGTTGTTCCGGCTGCATGCGCTGGCGCGCGGCCAGCTTGTCGAGCGGGAAGAGGAGGCGCAGACCGTATTTTCGGTCCAGCGTGGAATCACTCCGTTCGATATGGAGGAGATTATGGGATCGTTTCTGGCTTCGTAG